Proteins from one Streptomyces roseifaciens genomic window:
- a CDS encoding DUF317 domain-containing protein: MAIETTTPGFRTTLAALRLREWQIGPGQATRVLNQFDADDYHFVVDDRADVHVSSKDGRLYLGYFPEGRPGTDGEGWKIAVTGTAEVPGWAASFEPETPAELIAAFVAAVISTSRPAAPYTTTAATMAL; the protein is encoded by the coding sequence ATGGCCATCGAGACGACGACACCGGGATTCCGTACCACCCTCGCCGCCCTGCGCCTGCGCGAGTGGCAGATCGGCCCCGGACAGGCCACCCGTGTCCTGAACCAATTCGACGCCGACGACTACCACTTCGTGGTCGACGACAGAGCCGACGTGCACGTTTCGTCGAAGGACGGCCGCCTCTACCTCGGATACTTCCCCGAAGGCCGACCTGGGACGGACGGCGAGGGCTGGAAGATCGCCGTCACCGGCACCGCTGAGGTACCCGGCTGGGCAGCGAGCTTTGAACCGGAGACCCCAGCCGAACTCATCGCCGCCTTCGTCGCAGCGGTGATCTCCACTTCCCGACCCGCCGCCCCATACACAACGACCGCAGCGACGATGGCCCTCTGA
- a CDS encoding DUF317 domain-containing protein, whose amino-acid sequence MEFFLSSTNPGQAHGNQRTSVPAADAGPFLVSPRYLADNDGLLGDRVTNALVDLGWSCWTTRTQTRHLLDANQLRGAEWLPGHPNVLFDGDPVVWEFFARTEVAAPPLWNAYFTARVPHELVTAFAAALAAAQDATSGIEPGRPPLEPLADARWSTDPTDAGNTYYAPKLQAWVTYGAVSEAIEDGNPIPGLPGYLAWAQTDDHLPHQWCAAFSPSTPQELVGAFTQALADPAPVRRSILLEENVGHLTISLPP is encoded by the coding sequence GTGGAGTTCTTCCTGTCCTCGACCAACCCAGGCCAGGCCCACGGCAACCAGCGCACCAGCGTCCCGGCCGCCGACGCCGGCCCATTCCTCGTCTCCCCGCGCTACCTAGCCGACAACGACGGCCTCCTCGGCGACCGCGTCACCAACGCCCTCGTCGACCTCGGATGGAGCTGCTGGACCACCCGCACCCAGACCCGCCACCTCCTCGATGCCAACCAACTCCGCGGCGCCGAATGGCTCCCCGGCCACCCGAACGTGCTTTTCGACGGGGACCCCGTGGTGTGGGAGTTCTTCGCCCGCACCGAAGTCGCTGCACCGCCCCTGTGGAACGCCTACTTCACCGCCCGCGTCCCCCACGAGCTCGTCACCGCCTTCGCCGCCGCCCTGGCCGCCGCCCAGGACGCCACCAGCGGGATAGAACCTGGCCGGCCCCCGCTCGAGCCTCTCGCCGACGCCCGCTGGTCCACCGATCCGACCGACGCCGGAAACACCTACTACGCCCCGAAACTCCAGGCATGGGTGACCTACGGAGCGGTCTCCGAGGCCATTGAGGACGGCAACCCCATCCCCGGTCTGCCCGGATACCTCGCCTGGGCCCAAACCGACGACCACCTCCCTCACCAGTGGTGCGCGGCCTTCAGCCCTTCCACGCCGCAAGAACTGGTTGGCGCGTTCACCCAAGCACTCGCTGACCCAGCCCCCGTTCGCCGTTCCATCCTTCTTGAGGAGAACGTGGGACACCTCACCATCAGCTTGCCGCCCTGA
- a CDS encoding RNaseH domain-containing protein, which produces MLTSLAYLLTPKRLGRVVLYQLSEEFAEAWGQLPSYRDNDTSKPVRPAYAGLATALSAVTNQPIVIMPDTIVPPEDDLHVPAVLATTTPITPRLLTRAVRSWEKLIRGGADDNTLAPLLAQGERAERELGSFIRDASTGRPRAPQWFFRVAAWNFAAALARVPLHLPAGPADAGQRLEWVMDTRGSLLAWDHVLKGKTERPARTGYAMHKLDFRVITLPGEPRIGIHVLPTFSRLATHWASTRTAFIERGKNNTVLRLPVGHRRTSEGWEPYARNFAAQVVAACNLEAIELGTNEMLADTSGSVRALVPGPTEHPLGKGTGTRFNLYLANHIKEAAATLKIEQVAYERTDVEVIRRAKGPIAREDLDHALSGTGHDRVRVLALYDAEYTRERLITALTPYLEEPEGAATWEDNRDHPLTDRLCVQFRRMPALVSPTPVDWDRELTFLAPLVSTALTGVWVETIWNPKKRTSRKGQQADVYDPKRDLRRHFHQRGMVSQFIAQRPRPKPRNPEDEEHQIQDSEVGSEFQTLVTDADSSSTSGKCEDAKKSKKSRPRLDYPAINGLRDLMLRLGAVDGRLADGVALDHPTILVGLHLRQQRVSSRFGSADKTQMVEVLTALHTHPDPQQPWRLEMYSRRDHTWLPLPQGEASFGAGPIGVDQHARHKEGAALVREHIKAALRILPGQTPLIIFVDTEACRTIWPGLQHAQFSEGALPGDGLGGNGRSIAVVSINTSYGEVPTPVDRADARGRRDQARPQAPDDWLHARTTVTGLTSWYFAQKSRSYDGFGQTSINGSTYTRFTIPEELKEALLRKDWHSFTATQITVPQTGGHKAQDLAALAAALCHQSLAWDARTRLPVPLHVAGAVDRNHPEYRGPSFEAETEPGEDAP; this is translated from the coding sequence ATGCTGACCTCCCTGGCCTACCTCCTCACCCCCAAGCGCCTCGGGCGGGTCGTGCTCTACCAGCTGAGCGAAGAATTCGCCGAGGCATGGGGCCAATTGCCCAGCTACCGCGACAACGACACATCCAAGCCGGTGCGCCCTGCCTACGCAGGACTTGCGACAGCGCTGTCCGCCGTGACCAACCAGCCCATCGTGATCATGCCGGATACCATCGTCCCGCCCGAAGACGACCTCCATGTCCCCGCCGTCCTGGCCACCACCACGCCCATCACGCCGCGCCTGCTCACCCGGGCCGTGCGTAGCTGGGAAAAACTCATCCGGGGCGGCGCGGATGACAACACCCTCGCCCCGCTTCTGGCACAGGGGGAAAGAGCCGAGCGCGAACTCGGATCCTTCATTCGCGATGCGTCCACCGGGCGGCCCCGAGCGCCCCAGTGGTTCTTTCGAGTCGCCGCGTGGAACTTCGCTGCCGCCCTCGCTCGCGTCCCGCTCCATCTACCTGCCGGTCCGGCCGACGCAGGGCAGCGCCTCGAATGGGTGATGGACACCAGGGGCAGCCTGCTCGCCTGGGACCACGTCCTGAAAGGAAAGACCGAGCGGCCGGCGAGGACCGGCTACGCCATGCACAAACTCGACTTCCGTGTCATCACGCTGCCCGGCGAGCCCCGGATCGGTATCCACGTCCTGCCGACCTTCAGCAGACTGGCTACCCACTGGGCCAGCACACGCACCGCGTTCATCGAACGCGGCAAGAACAACACCGTGCTACGCCTGCCCGTCGGCCACCGCCGTACCAGCGAGGGCTGGGAACCGTACGCCCGAAACTTCGCGGCCCAGGTCGTCGCGGCCTGCAATCTCGAAGCGATCGAACTCGGCACCAACGAGATGCTGGCCGACACCAGCGGGTCAGTGCGAGCCTTGGTCCCGGGCCCCACTGAGCATCCGCTCGGTAAAGGCACAGGCACCCGTTTCAATCTCTACCTCGCGAACCATATCAAAGAGGCCGCCGCAACCCTGAAAATCGAACAGGTTGCATATGAACGTACCGACGTCGAGGTAATCCGCCGTGCCAAGGGACCGATCGCACGGGAGGATCTTGACCATGCGCTGAGTGGTACGGGGCATGACCGAGTGAGGGTCCTCGCCCTGTACGACGCGGAATACACCCGTGAGCGCCTGATCACCGCTCTGACGCCGTACCTCGAAGAACCAGAGGGGGCCGCGACCTGGGAGGACAATCGTGATCACCCACTCACGGACAGGCTCTGTGTCCAATTCCGACGCATGCCCGCTCTGGTCTCCCCAACACCGGTTGACTGGGACCGAGAGCTCACTTTTCTCGCGCCGCTCGTGAGCACCGCGCTCACCGGTGTGTGGGTTGAGACGATTTGGAACCCCAAGAAGCGCACCTCCCGCAAGGGACAACAAGCCGACGTCTACGACCCGAAGCGCGATCTCCGCAGGCATTTCCATCAACGAGGCATGGTCTCCCAGTTCATTGCCCAGCGTCCCCGGCCGAAGCCGCGCAACCCGGAAGACGAAGAACATCAGATCCAGGACTCGGAGGTCGGATCTGAATTTCAGACCTTGGTCACGGACGCTGACAGCTCCTCGACGTCAGGCAAGTGCGAGGATGCCAAGAAGTCGAAAAAGAGTCGCCCGCGTCTGGACTATCCAGCCATCAACGGACTGCGCGACCTGATGCTCCGCCTTGGAGCGGTCGACGGACGTCTCGCCGATGGTGTCGCACTTGATCACCCCACGATCCTCGTCGGCCTGCACCTGCGACAGCAGCGGGTCAGCTCGAGGTTCGGCTCCGCGGACAAGACACAGATGGTGGAGGTCCTCACGGCCCTGCACACCCATCCGGATCCACAGCAGCCCTGGCGACTGGAAATGTACAGCCGTCGCGACCACACCTGGCTACCTCTCCCGCAAGGAGAGGCATCCTTCGGCGCCGGCCCGATCGGAGTGGACCAGCACGCCCGCCATAAGGAAGGCGCCGCATTGGTCCGTGAACACATCAAGGCCGCACTGCGGATTCTGCCCGGTCAGACGCCACTCATCATCTTCGTCGACACGGAAGCATGTCGAACCATTTGGCCAGGACTGCAGCATGCTCAATTCAGCGAAGGCGCACTCCCTGGCGACGGACTCGGCGGCAACGGCCGCTCAATCGCCGTGGTCAGCATCAACACGTCATACGGCGAAGTACCCACCCCTGTCGACCGCGCCGACGCACGGGGGCGACGGGACCAAGCACGGCCACAAGCACCTGATGACTGGCTGCACGCACGTACTACGGTCACCGGCTTGACCAGCTGGTACTTTGCCCAGAAATCGCGCAGCTACGACGGTTTCGGTCAGACCAGCATCAACGGCAGCACCTACACGCGCTTCACCATCCCCGAGGAACTGAAAGAGGCGCTGCTTCGAAAGGATTGGCACAGTTTCACCGCGACGCAGATCACCGTGCCCCAGACCGGCGGGCACAAGGCGCAGGATCTGGCCGCACTAGCCGCGGCGCTATGCCATCAGTCTCTGGCCTGGGACGCCCGTACCCGCCTTCCCGTCCCTCTCCATGTCGCCGGGGCAGTTGATCGAAACCATCCCGAGTACCGCGGGCCCAGTTTTGAAGCCGAAACCGAGCCCGGTGAGGATGCCCCCTGA